The genomic DNA CCACACAACACATGCCAGTACTATAACTGGGCCATATGTACAAAAAGTGGCGCAAATTTATTTGCTTTATTGAATGACCATGTCTGGCTTTCAGTATTAGTACATTATTAAATACATGCTAAAAGCTTTACTTTGTCCATCAATACATCAGTTGAAGTCTGTTATCAACCTGAGCAATGGTATATCTTTTAGTAAAGGCAACTGTTACAGATTTATCAGTTTTGTTCTCCATATGATTTGTTGAGAACCTTAGATTTTGTTAAGGTGAATTAACAATATTATCACATGATCAAAGGTGATTTGTGCTGtgatataatttaatattttgtaagACACTAAATTAAAtcaacattttcattttcactgtCCATGGTTTGGATAATATGTTTTAGCTCATGCCAAAATGTCTTGTTattctgttttaaattaatagATTAtgcagatcattcattcattcattgtctgtaaccgcatatccagttcagggtcgcggtgagtccagagcctacctggaatgtgcaaggcgggaacacaccctgaagagggcaccagtccttcatagggtgacacatactcacacattcacacctacggacacttttgagtcgccaaaccacctaccaatgtgtgtttttggaccatgggaggaaacaggagcacctggaggaaacccatggagacacagagcgaacacacctaactcctcacagacagtcacccggagttgtttaacagcgacactacctgctgcaccaccatgcctccATTAAGCAGATCACTATATGAACAAATATCAAATATGCGTGTACATTTTTCTGGTGCCATTGTTCTTGAAACCATCCATCCCTCCCTTCATTTACTCCACACCCCTAGTTGAGAAAAATTATTTACTTCAATTTAATCCATTACAAGATGAaaaatcatcttttttttttttaacacactaTCTGGATGTCTACATAGCAGCAGCACAGTCACTAAATTAGCACTCACTGACATAGCCATTGCAACTAAGGGCTTGTTAGTCATGTTTAATCATAAAgtaaataatttgtttttaaattaaaacacatttttttcatgtagttccaggattttattttatttcttttcgtGACAACTCATGAGGAAGCCAGGCGAGATTTTTTTCAAAGGATGTGGGGAAAGTGATAAGTGCTCTTATCATGCTGTGGcagatgggggaaaaaaaacaagacttaAAACTTTTTACAAAGGTGGGGAATGAACAGacaactccaggaccctgaagctgtgtgacaagaaCAACCTGTTGAACCTGAATATACTTAAGTTATTTAAAGGTTTTTTCAGGTTCAGTGTTTTCAGTtagattttttattaatttaaagatttttattaaatatttttaataaaaaaacagttgtCTTTTGTGAAAGTgagtattttaatatatattatgtattaatatacaggtagtgttgcagtcacacagctccagggacctggagattgtgggtttgattcccgctcttggtgactgtctgtgaggagttggtgtgttctccccgtgtctgtgtggttttcctccgggtgctccggtttcttcccacagtccaaaaacacgggcgactcaaaagtgtcagtaggtgtgaatgtgtgtgtgtgtgtctgtgttgccctgtgaaggactggcgccccctccagggtgtattcctgccttgcgcccaatgattccaggtaggctctggacccaccgcgaccctgaactggataagcggttacagataatgaatgaatgaataaatgtattaaatatacatCATAATATATATGTTAGCAGAAATTCTGCCTAGCTGGAAACTTGGAATTTGTAAAACGATGAGGAAAAATTACAAATAACAGCTGCCAGTGGCCCCAGGTTTGATGCAACATTAAACCACAAACTGCTCGTCATCCAGGATTATTGAACTTTACATTCTGAGACTATCTATATGGACGCAGTGCCCTCTGTTGTCTAAATACCCTATGCCTTATAGAAATCAAAGTTCGATGATTGACACCCGGAAGTTCAAACATTTTAACCAGTTGCGTGTCAAGAATGGCGCTGTATGAGAGGTTATCGGAAGGTGCAATTCAGCTGTTTATATATCTTTTCTACGTTCTTTTAATTGCATTCgttgtgtattgtctttacGTGAGACATATTCACAGCGTTTTTGACCACATTCCCGGACCTCCAAGGGACAAGTAAGAGACTTTCTGTTTAATGATATATATTCTATacattaatatttgtattagttatTTGGAGTAACGCCATGTCAGTcaatatactttttaaataatgtttctatGCGATTCTACTCTTGTGGAACGCTACATACAAGATATATTTTGTCGTCTTTTCTTAGTTTTGTCCTTGGCCATTTACCGACTCTTCTAAGGGAAACGAATTCGGAGCGTGTCATACACGACAAATTACTCGAATGGTAAGGCTGTATAACAACAACGACAACGATAGCAGTAGCTAGTAGTTTCAAACGGCTTATGTAACGTCTGTATATTTGAAACTATATCATCGCGTGTACAATTTGAACAACGCCCCCACCGTATGTCCTCCTCagttcctccctctctccctctacacacacacacacacacacacacacacaaaaggacaAGGGAATAATACAATTTATGGTTCCACTTAGAGAAAAAAAGCAATTCCTGTTGCGAAATTCTGGTCTCATTGAAGCCACATTGTAGTATGAGGTTTCAGTTGCTCTCTTGACTGAGTCAAAGTGAGATGcttgtatttttcttatttttcaggGCTGAGGAATATGGCCCGGTCTACAGAGTTAATAACTTACATGGTGTGGCACTCGTTGTGACTTGCCCTGAAGCTACAAAAGTATATATTTTAGTTTACAGTAAAAGATAACCTGActtataaaatattacaaaatgaaataaatccGTTATCTCTTTTTTTGGTGCTGTAGGAATTTTTAATGTCCCCCAAATATTCCAAAGATCCTTTTATCTACAAGCGTCTGTCCACCTTGTTTGGAAAAAGGTAAGCTCTGTCATATTCTGTCATAAGTTATGAGTTATAAGTTAACAGCTTGCTATTAACAACATACTTTACTTGTTGTAACTACACAAGCACAACAAGAATATTAATTTTCTCCAGTTTTGATCCATATGTACAGACTTTGTAGACTTTACGAAGAAAGCTTAGACAGTGGATAGCACATTTTCTTAATTAgcactgtggaaaaaaaaaagattgttgAGACagtaaaacatacacattcTCATTAGTGCTAGAACCCTCTCTGATTCACTCCAATATGAAAAAACACTCAGCTGTCATAACTTTGATTACTGTTATGACTTTGTGCTTATTTCTAGTCTAGTTTTAAACATTCATGCAAACATTTAAATGCTTGACTGCATTTTGAGCGATGCCCTTTGAAAGTGCAATGGAGCAAAGAATATTGTACATCTATACAACCTACGCTTCTCTATGCAAGACATAGCAATCAATTTTCCACTGAGACGTGGGATCCCTCTTTCTCAGTGATGTATATCTGAAGAGGCATTAAGCATGGCCTTTGAAAGGACCTTGTTAACACAACTTCTATTTCGACTGGCATTGCTAAGTTCAAGAAGTTCACTCTGTATCACCCAGACAAAGTCCTTGTTTGTGTAAAATACTTGGCAAAATTAAGATATTGATTCTGACTTGCTGAAGATTGCAGCTAATCGATTCATTAGTTGTCCTTTAGGGgctaattaaaaatgttaatgtgtttGCAACTTCAAGTCACATTTGTTGGTGTCTACAGGTTCTTGGGAAATGGACTGGTGACTGCTATGAACCATGACGTCTGGTACAAGCAGCGTAGGATCATGGACCCTGCTTTCAGCAGCTCGTGAGTTATGCGCTATCACTCATCTGTTTTAGAAAAACTGAAAGGTTGTAAATAACAAAGGTGCACAATCTCTTCATATAACTCTTGACAGTTACCTACGAGGTTTAATGGGCACCTTCAACGAGAGGGCTGAACATCTAATGGAGAGGCTGGAGGAGATAGCAGACGAGCAGATAACTGCTAACATGCACCAGTTGGTCAACTGTGTCACGCTGGATGTTATTTGCAAGGTTTTGATAGGTTTTTCCTCTCTCAAATCTATTTAAACTCCTAATTTTGTCGGTCCACAGTGAAGATAAAAAGGTTTACTAGCCACTGTCCTTGATGCTTGATGTTAGGTTGGGAACACTAGTACATTTTTAGTAGAGCAAGGACAGTAACTTATACTCTGCCACAGCTGGTACTTGGGTCAGGTCAGCATTTTTGTTGTCTGGCTGAAGGAAAGTTGTAAAGTGACCTCAGTGACCTATTAGACCAACATGCAGGTAATTGTTCCTCACAATAATATTgcattaatttttttgtgtctAGGTGGCCTTTGGGGTTGATTTGGACTTGCTGAAGAAACATGACTCCCCATTCCAAAATGCCATAGAACTTTGTTTGCAGGGCATGGTTCATTATGTTAGAGATCCATTTTTCACGGTGAGATCACTTTTAAAGACAAACTTATTAAGACAAATTTAGTATAATCGCATGTATCCGAATAATATATAACTTtgtattttacttttacttgttCACAGTTCTTTcccaaaaacaagaaaaaggtGCAGGAGATAAAAGATGCCGTTGAACTCCTGCGTGCAACTGGAGCCCAATGGATAAACCAGAGGAAAAGAGCTGTGGAAAATGGTGAAGATGTGCCCAAAGACATCCTTACACAGATCCTCAAATCAGCTGGTAAATGACCAGCACTTGACTTAACCTGTCccattttttaaagcattttttgtaGCTATTACAACTTGCTGACTAATACAGTCTAAAGTCTCTCTAAATTAAGGATAATTAAGTATGAATTCAGAATCTCATGACGCTATTATTATAGTAATGTTTTTTATCTTGAAGAGGAACTCAAGGCTGATAATGAGGAAGACAATGAACTGATGCTTGACAATTTTGTGACATTCTTTATTGCAGGTGAgttactatttatttatatttaatttgattttgatGTACTATGTCCATGTTTCCAATTCATGCAGGTGTGGTAGTGTTGGAAGCATGAAGATGTTATAAGTAAGTCATTTTCAGACTGCGATTTAATTGGCACATGtcaaaaatgttttgaaaataaattttttaagGGGATTAACGTTTTTTTCCAGGCGATCTCTGTCTTGTGTCTGAAACACATAGTAATGTGTTGCATGTAGCTTTTGCTTGgaatttattattcatatttttttatttggacagtatgatggcacaacaggtagtgtcactgtcacacagctccagggtcttgagtttgtgggttcgaggccTGTTATGTGAGAATCTTGGtttattctccctgtgtccgcgtgggtttcctccaggtgctcttccttccacagtccaaaaacacacgttggtaggtggactggctactcaaaagttgtccctaggtgtaagtgaatgtgtgagtgtgtgtcaccatgtgaaggactggcgccccctctagggtgtgttcctgccttgcgcccagtgtttccaggtaggctctggatacattgtgaccctgaacaggatcattacagacaattaattaatttgaaactcacagcaacacaaacacacacttctcaaGTGATCCTTTAGAAGCTTCACCCCCAGTTTGTGAATGCACATTTTGTTGAAAAAATCCAGTGTTTTATGTAATATAGCAAAAATGTAGGTCGGAATCCACTCTTAATTCAGGGGAATGctaactacatgaaagtaaacacagaatgaaatcgctaaaaaactaaacaacccgagttataaatgagtgtctgtggttattgaaacaatgaataaaaacttatagACAAGTTCAACCTTAGTCATGTGCAAACAACAGTTGTTGTTCTTCTccaacataccattccaccttaaaagatgcggCGCTTCTTGACGTAaagaaaccagagagaactgcagttcccacAATTATACACGTACCCTTTAATTGATCATGTATTATATTACCTTTTAATTGGCACTGTGACACATTTTTCTAAGCATACATTCTTTAGACAATCTGTAGAACTAAGCAGTCCCTCTTCAGTTGCAAGAAGAATCCTGAACATCTCTGAAACTCCGAGGCTCCAAATATCTGAAGCCAGGCTGCAAAGCCACAACACTCTGAAACCTCTTTGCTGGAGGGTGTAGGGGAGAGAGGACAAATCCACTCAAGATACTGTCAGTGTTCCACTTCTACAGGCTAAGTTGGACTTGCTTGAGATGGATATTTGCAGCAAAACCGATTCAGTTTCAATGAGCATGTGCTCGGAAATCATATCTTTCTGATAATAAATGTAGCTCAGCTCTCCCCTACCCCTCTCCCTGTGCCCAAGGAACACCCAGTGTTACTGATAGGCCAGACTAGTTAGTTTGAACCAGTGTATTTGTTTTCCTATTACTGTGTTAGGGATACATACcaacatttttttacagtgtgcaaacaaaccagagaactgGTGTCTTGTTTTCCCTgattctgcatgggttttctctgcgATGCAaagattgtccataggtgtgagcgtcCTAGAGATGAGGAAGGCTGTCAAGTGGAAAAGGAGGCCTGGCTGGCCCTGGAACTCCTGATTCAGTAGATAGATActagtgtgtgagaatgtgtggcAGGAAAGTCAATGCCAGGACACTGGAATGGAGTATCTGTCAAATTAGAGCAAATCTTTAAGATAAATCTACTGCTTGGTTATGTTGAGAGGATCCAGCTGTGGTAGTTCCGGCATCTGGTAGGGAAACCCACCGGACGCATCTTGCTAGAAGTATGTTAGGCAAGGCAAACTGGAAGGAGGCTCTAGGGTAGACCGACGGTTCACTGTAGGTATTATATCATATGGCTGGCCTTGTCATGCATGAGGATTCCCCAGGAAGAGTTAGAGGTAGCAGTGCCCAGAGATATTTGGattttgctcgccctgttgcaaCCAAGACCCTGAAATCGATCAAGTGAATAAAGAGATGAGATTGTTTTAAGGCTTGTGCAGTGAGGCAAACTGAAGAATGTGGTCACCTTTTGAATATATAACAGGACTGTATGTGTATTCTTGTTAAACCTTGCCAGTAAATGTAGGCTGTTAATTTGACTAAAATTGTAAACCTTTTTATATTTAGGGCAGGAAacaacagccaatcagatatCATTTGCCATAATGGAGCTGGGGAGGCATCCAGATATTTTGAAAAGGTAAAACTAAGAAATTCCCATCAAATAATCCCTAGTTAATCATTTACATAATACGTATTAGCATTTCTAGGGTCAGCCGATAAAATATTCCATGGTTATTCCAGCTGTTTATAGTTCTAAAATATTTTGCATTTAATATTAAGGGTTAAGGAGGAGGTTGATGAGGTGCTTGGGACAAGACGTGAAATATTCTATGATGATCTTGGAAAGCTGACTTATTTATCTCAGGTTAGtacataaaatattcaaaaacatAGTGTCCACTTCCAGTCTGAAATCACAAAACAGATAAAGAAACATAATAGCAGAAGGAAACATTCTTAAGTTTCAATGTGCATTTTTATAACGAGATTATGTTCCATGTTAAGTTGGAGCATTTCAGTTGATGGAATGTTTTAAGCAACATAAAGGACAGTTGCTGTTTTCAGATTAGGTTGAATTAACGATGTATGTCTTATAGGTTTTGAAGGAAACTCTTCGCTTGTACCCCACTGCACCAGGCACCTTTCGCTGGCTCCATGAGGAAACTGTCATCAATGGACTTAAAATCCCCGCAGGATGTGCACTTTTAGTAAGTGGCCTTGAATTTAAAGGTTTACCTAGATGCCCCAGCATGTTCAAGGTGTCCAAGTATGTATGGATGCAGCCCAGTTTACCAGCTAATTATAAAGCCCAGTGTTGAAGCAGGGGAAAGCTTATGAATATAATGTCATAGCCTATTTCATTTGTTCCCATTTAGTCTataaaatatctgaaatatatgtgaatatttataatttgcttatgtgtttttaaaaacttacATTGACATTTTCATTGTCACTGCTTTCCCCTGCCCCCTGTAGTTCAGTTCTTATGTCTCTTCAAGGATGGAGAAATTTTTCAAAGATCCATTGACGTTTGATCCAGAAAGGTTTGATGCACATGCCACCAAGTAAGTAGTGCTCTTAGCAATTAGATGGAATAAGACTCTCTGCACATGATTATAttaacttttcttttttctttgtgtgaAGACCGTATTTCTGCTACTACCCATTCGCTCTTGGTCCACGGTCATGTCTTGGGCAGACATTTTCTCAAGTGAgatcacacacaaatataaaaaaaacacacacacacataaacattatGATCAACCAAACAATGTTGTTTCAATCTGTCTACATACTCAAATTTGTTCATGTTTAGATGGAGGCCAAAGTTGTGCTTGCAAAACTTCTCCAGAGATTTGAATTCAGTCTTGTGCCTGGACAGTCATTTAATATCAAGGATACTGGAACTCTTCGCCCTCAGAGTGGAGTGTTGTGCAGAATCAGACATTGTTCTCAGAGCACGTCTTAACCATTTGTCTTTCTGAAGATAAATAGGCCATTATTTatgcttatttttttaaacactatgcaataattatatttaatttatgatTAATATTGTCTTCTGAATGCTTGATTGATGAATGTTTTATGTATAATTCATGAAACAAACTATTCATAGGAGCTGTAAGATTTACCATGaggttgtattttattattatttttttaaatatatatgtatgtatatatatatatataaaactatcTGTAATTCTGATTTCTTTTTGTTATCGGTTGAATAGTAGAACCCTAAAAGTTTGGGTTCTTTATTTATCCTGTTATATAAGATAAGATATATGTGatagttttttcttttatttctgtgaTAATATTCTTCAAATATGAACTGTCATTTAAAATTCACATCATTTTATATCAATACAATTTAAATGtataggcaaggcaaggcaaggcaagtttatttatagagcacctttcatacagaagcaattcaaagtgctttacagaaaaagaaacaattaaattaaaagccagaataaaatcataaatgtccaataagacaattgcataaaaagagtaaaatgattaaaatgattaaaacaatttaaaatgacaataaaagaaaagaaataaaagaaataaaatgccgttacagaaaagtgcagaatattttaaactgagctgtaagctgctcaaacaggagtgttttaagtcttgatttaaaagtgtctaaagtcggggctcttctaatattctcagtcagctggttccatttaaaagcggcataggagctaaacgctgcctctccatgtttagttttgaccagaggcaggactaactgactagttcctaaagatctgagagctctgctcggctcatatctctgtagcagatctgataaatacacggtcctaccccatttagacatttattgaccagtaataacaccttaaagtctattctgtaacagactggtatccagtgtaaggatttgaggatgggggtgatgtgatctcttcttttgctccgagtgagaactctggcagctgcattttgaatcagctgaagctgtttaatggtcttttttggaagtccagctaagagaccataacagtaatcaatcctgctagaaataaaggcatggataaatttctccaggtctggtttagtcagaaaatctctaatcttactgatgttcttaagatggtaaaatgctgatctagtaaccgctttaatatgactgcTAAAAcagagatctgagtccattaataaaccaaggttgcgagccagttctttacatttgagggccctcgagtccagatatgtagccaatctttgtctctcagtgctattcccaaataatATCtaagttttatctttattaagctgcagaaaattgtgtcccataCAGTTTGTGATATGTTCAAagcacttgcttaatgagtcaactgggccagagtcgtttggggacagggccatgtaaatctgagtatcatctgcatagctgtgataggacagcccatagtcctgtagaatctggccaagaggaagcatatataaattaaataaaagtggaccaagaatagagccctgggggacaccacctagtcactggcatgttctctgaaatattattttctatttctacaaagtagttcctgccttccaggtaagaaacaaaccacttcaggactgttcctgagagtccaacccagtttgcgagactatctataagaatcttatggtcaatggtatcaaaggcagcactaaggtcaagaagtaatagaagaaatacctttccagcctctgtatttaagcggatgtcattaattaccttgattagagcagtctgagtgctgtgattagaccggaacccggactggaatttgtctaggctactgttaatggacaACAAACTAgggatttgcctgaaaactattttctcaatgattttgccaatgaacggtaaattagaaattggcctgtagttacttatcagagatCATtcaaaatttttcttttttaaaagaggctttacaactacAGTTTTCagtgagctcggaaaaacccccgacatgagtgaggtgtttacaatgtggagtatgtctggtgctatagtgtgaaacacactttttaaaaaattggttggtagtgtgtcaagactacaagtggatgatttgagatgattaactgtgtcgattaaaatttttattatcaacagtactgaactctgacatt from Hoplias malabaricus isolate fHopMal1 chromosome 7, fHopMal1.hap1, whole genome shotgun sequence includes the following:
- the LOC136702038 gene encoding cholesterol 24-hydroxylase-like, encoding MALYERLSEGAIQLFIYLFYVLLIAFVVYCLYVRHIHSVFDHIPGPPRDNFVLGHLPTLLRETNSERVIHDKLLEWAEEYGPVYRVNNLHGVALVVTCPEATKEFLMSPKYSKDPFIYKRLSTLFGKRFLGNGLVTAMNHDVWYKQRRIMDPAFSSSYLRGLMGTFNERAEHLMERLEEIADEQITANMHQLVNCVTLDVICKVAFGVDLDLLKKHDSPFQNAIELCLQGMVHYVRDPFFTFFPKNKKKVQEIKDAVELLRATGAQWINQRKRAVENGEDVPKDILTQILKSAEELKADNEEDNELMLDNFVTFFIAGQETTANQISFAIMELGRHPDILKRVKEEVDEVLGTRREIFYDDLGKLTYLSQVLKETLRLYPTAPGTFRWLHEETVINGLKIPAGCALLFSSYVSSRMEKFFKDPLTFDPERFDAHATKPYFCYYPFALGPRSCLGQTFSQMEAKVVLAKLLQRFEFSLVPGQSFNIKDTGTLRPQSGVLCRIRHCSQSTS